One segment of Taeniopygia guttata chromosome 17, bTaeGut7.mat, whole genome shotgun sequence DNA contains the following:
- the SH2D3C gene encoding SH2 domain-containing protein 3C isoform X1 — MAEGQKRRGFKKFKFFRFKGFGSLSSIPRSFTFRRVPVDPSSPDNLTPHVPPPHGFLGEPFDSTQDDLNTVPKSPGPYAQSSNMYSHMGTMPRVNLGKAGKSLGKDKSGQNCWEKGTPNNKPPQAAPLPSLKCPEMSSTPGPGTDSPLTAGEAEQEKEKAEPGDTVEAAMDRTDQEPVGNVSCPRTESPSSSLAPNPSQTTSPDTAAGAETTDGDLLEKGQEHPDKISPDSHHDGLESGSEYVKFSKEKYILDSSPEKLHKELEEELKLSSTDLRSHAWYHGRIPREVSESLVQRNGDFLIRDSLTSLGDYVLTCRWRNEALHFKINKVTVKSSDGHTRVQYLFEQESFDNVPALVRFYVGNRRAISEQSGAIIYCPINRTFPLRYLEASYGLANGKHGGPHSPSSQKGGHIKRRSITMTDGLTADKITRAEGCPTSVSLPHHRDIIRNCAVSVDQIQDLHSPMSPISENPASPAYSTVTRLKPHACQASGITAASPVIRRSSEPQLCHGNNSKPLPDPAHSSHSTPCHGYARASPSPSLNSYSDPDTGHYCQLHPSSPICRDRPAHDTKQLPTKSYVERLKVEEGQRGTVENSSGEAEAGQRLKAELDFKGFVPPTMETTSSFNPAAFQSLLIPLDNKPLEMTVLKKVKELLAEVDVKTLAKHITKVDCLVARILGVTVEMQRLMGVSSGMELLTLPHGHQLRLDLLERFHTMSIMIAVDILGCTGSTEERAALLHKTIQLAAELKSTMGNMFSFAAVMSALEMTQIARLEQTWMVLRQRHTEGAILYEKKLKPFLKSLNEGKEGPPLTNTTFPHIIPLVTLLERDEALTESPEPWEATDNSVEVVMAHLEAARMVAHHGGLYHTNAEVKLQGFQGKAELLEVFSTEFQLRLLWGSRGAESSQAERYEKFDKVLTALSHKLEPAVRFSEL; from the exons ATGGCCGAGGGCCAGAAACGACGGGGCTTCAAAAAATTCA AGTTTTTCAGGTTCAAAGGCTTTGGGAGCCTGAGCAGCATCCCCCGCTCCTTCACCTTCCGGCGCGTCCCTGTGGACCCCAGCTCTCCTGACAATCTCACACCACATGTCCCACCTCCCCACGGCTTCCTGGGAGAGCCCTTTGACAGCACCCAGGATGATCTCAACACTGTGCCCAAGAGCCCTGGCCCCTACGCCCAGTCGTCGAACATGTACTCCCACATGGGCACCATGCCCAGGGTGAATCTGGGCAAGGCAGGGAAGAGCCTGGGCAAAGACAAGAGTGGCCAGAACTGCTGGGAGAAAGGGACTCCCAACAACAAACCCCCCCAGGCAGCCCCACTCCCCAGCCTCAAGTGCCCTGAGATGTCCAGCACCCCTGGCCCAGGCACAGACTCACCCTTGACTGCTGgagaagcagagcaggagaaggaaaaagctgaACCTGGGGACACCGTGGAGGCAGCAATGGACAGGACAGACCAGGAACCTGTGGGAAATGTCTCCTGCCCTAGGACAGAGTCaccgagctccagcctggctccaaaCCCCAGCCAAACCACAAGCCctgacacagcagctggagcagagacCACTGATGGGGATCTGCTGGAAAAGGGACAAGAGCATCCTGACAAGATCTCCCCAGACAG CCACCACGATGGCCTGGAGTCTGGCAGTGAATACGTGAAG TTCTCCAAGGAGAAATACATCCTCGACTCATCGCCAGAAAAGCTTCACAAGGAGCTGGAAGAGGAGCTGAAGCTGAGCAGCACCGACCTGCGCAGCCATGCTTGGTACCACGGCCGCATCCCCCGGGAG GTGTCCGAGAGCCTTGTGCAGAGGAATGGCGACTTCCTCATCCGTGACTCTCTCACCAGCCTGGGTGACTACGTGCTGACGTGCCGCTGGCGTAACGAGGCACTGCACTTCAAGATCAACAAGGTGACAGTCAAGTCCAGCGATGGCCATACCCGTGTCCAGTACCTCTTCGAGCAAGAGAGCTTTGACAATGTGCCTGCCCTTGTCCGCTTCTACGTGGGCAACCGCAGGGCCATCTCGGAGCAGAGCGGGGCCATCATCTACTGCCCCATCAACCGCACCTTCCCCCTGCGGTACCTGGAAGCCAGCTACGGGCTGGCCAACGGGAAGCATGGgggaccccacagcccctcctccCAGAAAGGGGGGCACATCAAGAGGAGGAGCATCACCATGACAGACGGTCTGACCGCAGACAAGATCACCAGGGCTGAGGGGTGCCCAACCAG cgTGTCCCTGCCCCACCACAGAGACATCATTCGCAACTGTGCTGTCAGTGTGGACCAGATCCAAGACCTGCACTCCCCGATGTCCCCCATCTCTGAGAACCCAGCATCACCTGCCTACAGCACAG TCACACGGCTAAAGCCACATGCCTGCCAAGCATCTGGAATCACCGCAGCCTCTCCGGTCATAAGGAGATCCAGCGAaccccagctgtgccatggGAACAACAGCAAACCTCTTCCAGACCCTGCCCACAGCTCCcattccactccctgccatgggtacGCCCGtgcctccccctctccctccctgaaCAGCTACAGCGACCCGGACACGGGGCACTACTGCCAGCTGCACCCCAGCTCGCCCATCTGCAGGGACCGGCCAGCCCACGACACCAAGCAGCTGCCAACAAAGAGCTACGTGGAGAGGCTAAAGGTGGAGGAAGGACAGAGAGGGACTGTGGAGaacagctctggggaagcagaGGCAGGGCAGAGGCTGAAAGCAGAGCTGGACTTCAAGGGCTTTGTGCCCCCCACCATGGAAACAACCTCCTCCTTCAACCCTGCTGCCTTCCAGTCCCTGCTCATCCCCCTAGATAACAAACCTCTGGAGATGACTGTGCTAAAGAAGGTcaaagagctgctggcagaggtggACGTGAAGACACTGGCCAAACACATCACCAAAGTGGACTGCCTG GTTGCCCGGATATTGGGTGTGACAGTGGAGATGCAGCGGCTCATGGGGGTGAGCTCTGGCATGGAGCTGCTCACCCTTCCCCACGGCCACCAGCTCCGCCTGGACCTGCTGGAACG GTTTCACACCATGTCCATCATGATCGCTGTGGATATCCTGGGCTGCACAGGCAGCACGGAGGAGCGGGCAGCCCTACTGCACAAAACCATCCAGCTGGCTGCCGAGCTGAAGAGCACCATGGGGAACATGTTCAGTTTTGCAGCTGTAATGAGCGCCCTGGAAATGACACAG ATTGCCCGGCTGGAGCAGACCTGGATGGTGCTGCGGCAGCGGCACACAGAGGGTGCAATCCTCTATGAGAAGAAGCTTAAGCCATTCCTGAAGAGCCTGAATGAAGGGAAAG AAGGGCCCCCGCTGACCAACACCACCTTTCCCCACATCATACCCCTTGTGACTCTCCTGGAGCGGGACGAGGCTCTCACGGAAAGCCCCGAGCCCTGGGAGGCCACTGACAACAGCGTGGAGGTGGTCATGGCCCACCTGGAGGCAGCACGGATGGTGGCTCACCACGGTGGGCTCTACCACACCAATGCTGAGGTGAAGCTGCAGG GTTTCCAGGGCAAAGCGGAGCTGCTGGAAGTCTTCAGCACCGAGTTCCAGCTGCGACTGCTCTGGGGCAGCCGTggggctgagagcagccaggctgagcgCTACGAGAAGTTCGACAAGGTCCTCACTGCCCTGTCCCACAagctggagccagcagtgcGCTTCAGCGAGCTGTAA
- the SH2D3C gene encoding SH2 domain-containing protein 3C isoform X2, translating into MAEGQKRRGFKKFKFFRFKGFGSLSSIPRSFTFRRVPVDPSSPDNLTPHVPPPHGFLGEPFDSTQDDLNTVPKSPGPYAQSSNMYSHMGTMPRVNLGKAGKSLGKDKSGQNCWEKGTPNNKPPQAAPLPSLKCPEMSSTPGPGTDSPLTAGEAEQEKEKAEPGDTVEAAMDRTDQEPVGNVSCPRTESPSSSLAPNPSQTTSPDTAAGAETTDGDLLEKGQEHPDKISPDSHHDGLESGSEYVKFSKEKYILDSSPEKLHKELEEELKLSSTDLRSHAWYHGRIPREVSESLVQRNGDFLIRDSLTSLGDYVLTCRWRNEALHFKINKVTVKSSDGHTRVQYLFEQESFDNVPALVRFYVGNRRAISEQSGAIIYCPINRTFPLRYLEASYGLANGKHGGPHSPSSQKGGHIKRRSITMTDGLTADKITRAEGCPTSVSLPHHRDIIRNCAVSVDQIQDLHSPMSPISENPASPAYSTVTRLKPHACQASGITAASPVIRRSSEPQLCHGNNSKPLPDPAHSSHSTPCHGYARASPSPSLNSYSDPDTGHYCQLHPSSPICRDRPAHDTKQLPTKSYVERLKVEEGQRGTVENSSGEAEAGQRLKAELDFKGFVPPTMETTSSFNPAAFQSLLIPLDNKPLEMTVLKKVKELLAEVDVKTLAKHITKVDCLVARILGVTVEMQRLMGVSSGMELLTLPHGHQLRLDLLERFHTMSIMIAVDILGCTGSTEERAALLHKTIQLAAELKSTMGNMFSFAAVMSALEMTQIARLEQTWMVLRQRHTEGAILYEKKLKPFLKSLNEGKGPPLTNTTFPHIIPLVTLLERDEALTESPEPWEATDNSVEVVMAHLEAARMVAHHGGLYHTNAEVKLQGFQGKAELLEVFSTEFQLRLLWGSRGAESSQAERYEKFDKVLTALSHKLEPAVRFSEL; encoded by the exons ATGGCCGAGGGCCAGAAACGACGGGGCTTCAAAAAATTCA AGTTTTTCAGGTTCAAAGGCTTTGGGAGCCTGAGCAGCATCCCCCGCTCCTTCACCTTCCGGCGCGTCCCTGTGGACCCCAGCTCTCCTGACAATCTCACACCACATGTCCCACCTCCCCACGGCTTCCTGGGAGAGCCCTTTGACAGCACCCAGGATGATCTCAACACTGTGCCCAAGAGCCCTGGCCCCTACGCCCAGTCGTCGAACATGTACTCCCACATGGGCACCATGCCCAGGGTGAATCTGGGCAAGGCAGGGAAGAGCCTGGGCAAAGACAAGAGTGGCCAGAACTGCTGGGAGAAAGGGACTCCCAACAACAAACCCCCCCAGGCAGCCCCACTCCCCAGCCTCAAGTGCCCTGAGATGTCCAGCACCCCTGGCCCAGGCACAGACTCACCCTTGACTGCTGgagaagcagagcaggagaaggaaaaagctgaACCTGGGGACACCGTGGAGGCAGCAATGGACAGGACAGACCAGGAACCTGTGGGAAATGTCTCCTGCCCTAGGACAGAGTCaccgagctccagcctggctccaaaCCCCAGCCAAACCACAAGCCctgacacagcagctggagcagagacCACTGATGGGGATCTGCTGGAAAAGGGACAAGAGCATCCTGACAAGATCTCCCCAGACAG CCACCACGATGGCCTGGAGTCTGGCAGTGAATACGTGAAG TTCTCCAAGGAGAAATACATCCTCGACTCATCGCCAGAAAAGCTTCACAAGGAGCTGGAAGAGGAGCTGAAGCTGAGCAGCACCGACCTGCGCAGCCATGCTTGGTACCACGGCCGCATCCCCCGGGAG GTGTCCGAGAGCCTTGTGCAGAGGAATGGCGACTTCCTCATCCGTGACTCTCTCACCAGCCTGGGTGACTACGTGCTGACGTGCCGCTGGCGTAACGAGGCACTGCACTTCAAGATCAACAAGGTGACAGTCAAGTCCAGCGATGGCCATACCCGTGTCCAGTACCTCTTCGAGCAAGAGAGCTTTGACAATGTGCCTGCCCTTGTCCGCTTCTACGTGGGCAACCGCAGGGCCATCTCGGAGCAGAGCGGGGCCATCATCTACTGCCCCATCAACCGCACCTTCCCCCTGCGGTACCTGGAAGCCAGCTACGGGCTGGCCAACGGGAAGCATGGgggaccccacagcccctcctccCAGAAAGGGGGGCACATCAAGAGGAGGAGCATCACCATGACAGACGGTCTGACCGCAGACAAGATCACCAGGGCTGAGGGGTGCCCAACCAG cgTGTCCCTGCCCCACCACAGAGACATCATTCGCAACTGTGCTGTCAGTGTGGACCAGATCCAAGACCTGCACTCCCCGATGTCCCCCATCTCTGAGAACCCAGCATCACCTGCCTACAGCACAG TCACACGGCTAAAGCCACATGCCTGCCAAGCATCTGGAATCACCGCAGCCTCTCCGGTCATAAGGAGATCCAGCGAaccccagctgtgccatggGAACAACAGCAAACCTCTTCCAGACCCTGCCCACAGCTCCcattccactccctgccatgggtacGCCCGtgcctccccctctccctccctgaaCAGCTACAGCGACCCGGACACGGGGCACTACTGCCAGCTGCACCCCAGCTCGCCCATCTGCAGGGACCGGCCAGCCCACGACACCAAGCAGCTGCCAACAAAGAGCTACGTGGAGAGGCTAAAGGTGGAGGAAGGACAGAGAGGGACTGTGGAGaacagctctggggaagcagaGGCAGGGCAGAGGCTGAAAGCAGAGCTGGACTTCAAGGGCTTTGTGCCCCCCACCATGGAAACAACCTCCTCCTTCAACCCTGCTGCCTTCCAGTCCCTGCTCATCCCCCTAGATAACAAACCTCTGGAGATGACTGTGCTAAAGAAGGTcaaagagctgctggcagaggtggACGTGAAGACACTGGCCAAACACATCACCAAAGTGGACTGCCTG GTTGCCCGGATATTGGGTGTGACAGTGGAGATGCAGCGGCTCATGGGGGTGAGCTCTGGCATGGAGCTGCTCACCCTTCCCCACGGCCACCAGCTCCGCCTGGACCTGCTGGAACG GTTTCACACCATGTCCATCATGATCGCTGTGGATATCCTGGGCTGCACAGGCAGCACGGAGGAGCGGGCAGCCCTACTGCACAAAACCATCCAGCTGGCTGCCGAGCTGAAGAGCACCATGGGGAACATGTTCAGTTTTGCAGCTGTAATGAGCGCCCTGGAAATGACACAG ATTGCCCGGCTGGAGCAGACCTGGATGGTGCTGCGGCAGCGGCACACAGAGGGTGCAATCCTCTATGAGAAGAAGCTTAAGCCATTCCTGAAGAGCCTGAATGAAGGGAAAG GGCCCCCGCTGACCAACACCACCTTTCCCCACATCATACCCCTTGTGACTCTCCTGGAGCGGGACGAGGCTCTCACGGAAAGCCCCGAGCCCTGGGAGGCCACTGACAACAGCGTGGAGGTGGTCATGGCCCACCTGGAGGCAGCACGGATGGTGGCTCACCACGGTGGGCTCTACCACACCAATGCTGAGGTGAAGCTGCAGG GTTTCCAGGGCAAAGCGGAGCTGCTGGAAGTCTTCAGCACCGAGTTCCAGCTGCGACTGCTCTGGGGCAGCCGTggggctgagagcagccaggctgagcgCTACGAGAAGTTCGACAAGGTCCTCACTGCCCTGTCCCACAagctggagccagcagtgcGCTTCAGCGAGCTGTAA
- the SH2D3C gene encoding SH2 domain-containing protein 3C isoform X3: protein MTALGRRFPTLGQGSHHDGLESGSEYVKFSKEKYILDSSPEKLHKELEEELKLSSTDLRSHAWYHGRIPREVSESLVQRNGDFLIRDSLTSLGDYVLTCRWRNEALHFKINKVTVKSSDGHTRVQYLFEQESFDNVPALVRFYVGNRRAISEQSGAIIYCPINRTFPLRYLEASYGLANGKHGGPHSPSSQKGGHIKRRSITMTDGLTADKITRAEGCPTSVSLPHHRDIIRNCAVSVDQIQDLHSPMSPISENPASPAYSTVTRLKPHACQASGITAASPVIRRSSEPQLCHGNNSKPLPDPAHSSHSTPCHGYARASPSPSLNSYSDPDTGHYCQLHPSSPICRDRPAHDTKQLPTKSYVERLKVEEGQRGTVENSSGEAEAGQRLKAELDFKGFVPPTMETTSSFNPAAFQSLLIPLDNKPLEMTVLKKVKELLAEVDVKTLAKHITKVDCLVARILGVTVEMQRLMGVSSGMELLTLPHGHQLRLDLLERFHTMSIMIAVDILGCTGSTEERAALLHKTIQLAAELKSTMGNMFSFAAVMSALEMTQIARLEQTWMVLRQRHTEGAILYEKKLKPFLKSLNEGKEGPPLTNTTFPHIIPLVTLLERDEALTESPEPWEATDNSVEVVMAHLEAARMVAHHGGLYHTNAEVKLQGFQGKAELLEVFSTEFQLRLLWGSRGAESSQAERYEKFDKVLTALSHKLEPAVRFSEL, encoded by the exons ATGACAGCGCTGGGCAGGAGGTTTCCCaccctgggacagggcag CCACCACGATGGCCTGGAGTCTGGCAGTGAATACGTGAAG TTCTCCAAGGAGAAATACATCCTCGACTCATCGCCAGAAAAGCTTCACAAGGAGCTGGAAGAGGAGCTGAAGCTGAGCAGCACCGACCTGCGCAGCCATGCTTGGTACCACGGCCGCATCCCCCGGGAG GTGTCCGAGAGCCTTGTGCAGAGGAATGGCGACTTCCTCATCCGTGACTCTCTCACCAGCCTGGGTGACTACGTGCTGACGTGCCGCTGGCGTAACGAGGCACTGCACTTCAAGATCAACAAGGTGACAGTCAAGTCCAGCGATGGCCATACCCGTGTCCAGTACCTCTTCGAGCAAGAGAGCTTTGACAATGTGCCTGCCCTTGTCCGCTTCTACGTGGGCAACCGCAGGGCCATCTCGGAGCAGAGCGGGGCCATCATCTACTGCCCCATCAACCGCACCTTCCCCCTGCGGTACCTGGAAGCCAGCTACGGGCTGGCCAACGGGAAGCATGGgggaccccacagcccctcctccCAGAAAGGGGGGCACATCAAGAGGAGGAGCATCACCATGACAGACGGTCTGACCGCAGACAAGATCACCAGGGCTGAGGGGTGCCCAACCAG cgTGTCCCTGCCCCACCACAGAGACATCATTCGCAACTGTGCTGTCAGTGTGGACCAGATCCAAGACCTGCACTCCCCGATGTCCCCCATCTCTGAGAACCCAGCATCACCTGCCTACAGCACAG TCACACGGCTAAAGCCACATGCCTGCCAAGCATCTGGAATCACCGCAGCCTCTCCGGTCATAAGGAGATCCAGCGAaccccagctgtgccatggGAACAACAGCAAACCTCTTCCAGACCCTGCCCACAGCTCCcattccactccctgccatgggtacGCCCGtgcctccccctctccctccctgaaCAGCTACAGCGACCCGGACACGGGGCACTACTGCCAGCTGCACCCCAGCTCGCCCATCTGCAGGGACCGGCCAGCCCACGACACCAAGCAGCTGCCAACAAAGAGCTACGTGGAGAGGCTAAAGGTGGAGGAAGGACAGAGAGGGACTGTGGAGaacagctctggggaagcagaGGCAGGGCAGAGGCTGAAAGCAGAGCTGGACTTCAAGGGCTTTGTGCCCCCCACCATGGAAACAACCTCCTCCTTCAACCCTGCTGCCTTCCAGTCCCTGCTCATCCCCCTAGATAACAAACCTCTGGAGATGACTGTGCTAAAGAAGGTcaaagagctgctggcagaggtggACGTGAAGACACTGGCCAAACACATCACCAAAGTGGACTGCCTG GTTGCCCGGATATTGGGTGTGACAGTGGAGATGCAGCGGCTCATGGGGGTGAGCTCTGGCATGGAGCTGCTCACCCTTCCCCACGGCCACCAGCTCCGCCTGGACCTGCTGGAACG GTTTCACACCATGTCCATCATGATCGCTGTGGATATCCTGGGCTGCACAGGCAGCACGGAGGAGCGGGCAGCCCTACTGCACAAAACCATCCAGCTGGCTGCCGAGCTGAAGAGCACCATGGGGAACATGTTCAGTTTTGCAGCTGTAATGAGCGCCCTGGAAATGACACAG ATTGCCCGGCTGGAGCAGACCTGGATGGTGCTGCGGCAGCGGCACACAGAGGGTGCAATCCTCTATGAGAAGAAGCTTAAGCCATTCCTGAAGAGCCTGAATGAAGGGAAAG AAGGGCCCCCGCTGACCAACACCACCTTTCCCCACATCATACCCCTTGTGACTCTCCTGGAGCGGGACGAGGCTCTCACGGAAAGCCCCGAGCCCTGGGAGGCCACTGACAACAGCGTGGAGGTGGTCATGGCCCACCTGGAGGCAGCACGGATGGTGGCTCACCACGGTGGGCTCTACCACACCAATGCTGAGGTGAAGCTGCAGG GTTTCCAGGGCAAAGCGGAGCTGCTGGAAGTCTTCAGCACCGAGTTCCAGCTGCGACTGCTCTGGGGCAGCCGTggggctgagagcagccaggctgagcgCTACGAGAAGTTCGACAAGGTCCTCACTGCCCTGTCCCACAagctggagccagcagtgcGCTTCAGCGAGCTGTAA
- the SH2D3C gene encoding SH2 domain-containing protein 3C isoform X4 — translation MTERCSLWSALSAAACCFYRGSFMQVQFSKEKYILDSSPEKLHKELEEELKLSSTDLRSHAWYHGRIPREVSESLVQRNGDFLIRDSLTSLGDYVLTCRWRNEALHFKINKVTVKSSDGHTRVQYLFEQESFDNVPALVRFYVGNRRAISEQSGAIIYCPINRTFPLRYLEASYGLANGKHGGPHSPSSQKGGHIKRRSITMTDGLTADKITRAEGCPTSVSLPHHRDIIRNCAVSVDQIQDLHSPMSPISENPASPAYSTVTRLKPHACQASGITAASPVIRRSSEPQLCHGNNSKPLPDPAHSSHSTPCHGYARASPSPSLNSYSDPDTGHYCQLHPSSPICRDRPAHDTKQLPTKSYVERLKVEEGQRGTVENSSGEAEAGQRLKAELDFKGFVPPTMETTSSFNPAAFQSLLIPLDNKPLEMTVLKKVKELLAEVDVKTLAKHITKVDCLVARILGVTVEMQRLMGVSSGMELLTLPHGHQLRLDLLERFHTMSIMIAVDILGCTGSTEERAALLHKTIQLAAELKSTMGNMFSFAAVMSALEMTQIARLEQTWMVLRQRHTEGAILYEKKLKPFLKSLNEGKEGPPLTNTTFPHIIPLVTLLERDEALTESPEPWEATDNSVEVVMAHLEAARMVAHHGGLYHTNAEVKLQGFQGKAELLEVFSTEFQLRLLWGSRGAESSQAERYEKFDKVLTALSHKLEPAVRFSEL, via the exons ATGACGGAGCGGTGCAGCCTGTGGAGCGCCCTGTCCGCGGCCGCCTGCTGCTTCTACCGCGGCTCCTTCATGCAGGTGCAG TTCTCCAAGGAGAAATACATCCTCGACTCATCGCCAGAAAAGCTTCACAAGGAGCTGGAAGAGGAGCTGAAGCTGAGCAGCACCGACCTGCGCAGCCATGCTTGGTACCACGGCCGCATCCCCCGGGAG GTGTCCGAGAGCCTTGTGCAGAGGAATGGCGACTTCCTCATCCGTGACTCTCTCACCAGCCTGGGTGACTACGTGCTGACGTGCCGCTGGCGTAACGAGGCACTGCACTTCAAGATCAACAAGGTGACAGTCAAGTCCAGCGATGGCCATACCCGTGTCCAGTACCTCTTCGAGCAAGAGAGCTTTGACAATGTGCCTGCCCTTGTCCGCTTCTACGTGGGCAACCGCAGGGCCATCTCGGAGCAGAGCGGGGCCATCATCTACTGCCCCATCAACCGCACCTTCCCCCTGCGGTACCTGGAAGCCAGCTACGGGCTGGCCAACGGGAAGCATGGgggaccccacagcccctcctccCAGAAAGGGGGGCACATCAAGAGGAGGAGCATCACCATGACAGACGGTCTGACCGCAGACAAGATCACCAGGGCTGAGGGGTGCCCAACCAG cgTGTCCCTGCCCCACCACAGAGACATCATTCGCAACTGTGCTGTCAGTGTGGACCAGATCCAAGACCTGCACTCCCCGATGTCCCCCATCTCTGAGAACCCAGCATCACCTGCCTACAGCACAG TCACACGGCTAAAGCCACATGCCTGCCAAGCATCTGGAATCACCGCAGCCTCTCCGGTCATAAGGAGATCCAGCGAaccccagctgtgccatggGAACAACAGCAAACCTCTTCCAGACCCTGCCCACAGCTCCcattccactccctgccatgggtacGCCCGtgcctccccctctccctccctgaaCAGCTACAGCGACCCGGACACGGGGCACTACTGCCAGCTGCACCCCAGCTCGCCCATCTGCAGGGACCGGCCAGCCCACGACACCAAGCAGCTGCCAACAAAGAGCTACGTGGAGAGGCTAAAGGTGGAGGAAGGACAGAGAGGGACTGTGGAGaacagctctggggaagcagaGGCAGGGCAGAGGCTGAAAGCAGAGCTGGACTTCAAGGGCTTTGTGCCCCCCACCATGGAAACAACCTCCTCCTTCAACCCTGCTGCCTTCCAGTCCCTGCTCATCCCCCTAGATAACAAACCTCTGGAGATGACTGTGCTAAAGAAGGTcaaagagctgctggcagaggtggACGTGAAGACACTGGCCAAACACATCACCAAAGTGGACTGCCTG GTTGCCCGGATATTGGGTGTGACAGTGGAGATGCAGCGGCTCATGGGGGTGAGCTCTGGCATGGAGCTGCTCACCCTTCCCCACGGCCACCAGCTCCGCCTGGACCTGCTGGAACG GTTTCACACCATGTCCATCATGATCGCTGTGGATATCCTGGGCTGCACAGGCAGCACGGAGGAGCGGGCAGCCCTACTGCACAAAACCATCCAGCTGGCTGCCGAGCTGAAGAGCACCATGGGGAACATGTTCAGTTTTGCAGCTGTAATGAGCGCCCTGGAAATGACACAG ATTGCCCGGCTGGAGCAGACCTGGATGGTGCTGCGGCAGCGGCACACAGAGGGTGCAATCCTCTATGAGAAGAAGCTTAAGCCATTCCTGAAGAGCCTGAATGAAGGGAAAG AAGGGCCCCCGCTGACCAACACCACCTTTCCCCACATCATACCCCTTGTGACTCTCCTGGAGCGGGACGAGGCTCTCACGGAAAGCCCCGAGCCCTGGGAGGCCACTGACAACAGCGTGGAGGTGGTCATGGCCCACCTGGAGGCAGCACGGATGGTGGCTCACCACGGTGGGCTCTACCACACCAATGCTGAGGTGAAGCTGCAGG GTTTCCAGGGCAAAGCGGAGCTGCTGGAAGTCTTCAGCACCGAGTTCCAGCTGCGACTGCTCTGGGGCAGCCGTggggctgagagcagccaggctgagcgCTACGAGAAGTTCGACAAGGTCCTCACTGCCCTGTCCCACAagctggagccagcagtgcGCTTCAGCGAGCTGTAA